The Xyrauchen texanus isolate HMW12.3.18 chromosome 17, RBS_HiC_50CHRs, whole genome shotgun sequence DNA window TTTTCTTTAAACTTCTGCAGCGTGAAGTCTGGGAATGGGTTCCAGGTCTTGGAGCGCGTCTCCTTCTCTTTAATGGGAGATGGCATTGGAGACTGAGGCATTTCATCACTGGAATCGATTATTATGGTGGCACTGCTATTGCTCCTGGGATTGTCATTAGAGATGAAGACGTGACTGTTCTTAGAATTGCGCTGGTTGTATCTGGTGTCACTAAACCACTTTTTGATCTCTCCTTTAGTGAGGTTAGTTAACTTCATTAGTCTAGCTATCTCAGCATCACTTGCAAACTGATTCTTCAGATAGCTTGCTTTCAATTCGGCCAGCTGTTCCTTGGATTTCTTAGGCCGCAGGCCAAAGTGGTCAGCACTGAGAGCAGAGTTTTCTTGGAGGGTCAAAGATGGGGGCTGAACTGTAGTCGCTCTCTTAGTTTCACTGAGCGCTGGGCTTGTCTGATTGGTTGCAATCTTGGGTGTCTTGCTCTGATTAGGCATTCCTGCTACAGTCAGTGTTATTGGGGTGGTAACTGGGAGGCTGTTTGTCGTGCCAACCTGGGTCAGAACCAAACCTTGCTGCCCCACAATCTGGCAGGTTTGAAGAATGGACTGCAGGCCATTGGTGGCTGAGAGATGATGGGCTGGGATAACCGTGATGGTCTGGGGCACTGTGTGgactgtgccattaaactgcTTCCTTCTCGCTTCCTCAACTTCCTCTGGGGTCCAGCTAACACCATGCTTCAACCGCTGAGCAGAAAACCAGATCTTGATCTGCTCTTCACTGAACTTGGTCTGGGCCGCAAGTCCCATGATCTCAGACACTGACGGGTATGGGAACTTCTTGTAAGTGTTGACCAAAACTGCATTGGTGTCCATGGCAGCATTGTAGGTGGGAATACTGCTCACAGGTATTAGAAGTTGCGCTTGAGCACTCTGCTGGGCCTGCAAAGCTGAAAGAACCTGGGCCAGACCAGCTGGAAAAACTGTAGCAGGATTCAGCACCAGCTTCTTCTGATCTGCAACCACAGGATTTGAAATGTTGACAAGAACACTGGGCTTTATGGAATCTGTGAGCAACGGGCTCAGCAGCTCTCCTGTCATGGACGTGCCCATGACTGAAGCTTCCAACGGCTCCAGTTCCATCTCACTTTCAGCCAAGGTCTCATTTTCACTTGTGCCTTTAAGAGACACAGCTATTCTCTTGGGTTCAGgcttgtttttcattttcattatgggAGTCTTGCTGAGAGAAATGCCAGAAATGGAGGGGTCATCACTGTCTTCCATCTCTGTCTGTACAAACCCCCCCTCAGCAGTCAGATCAGAGATGGGATGCTCTAGTGATAATGGACCTGAGCGTTTTCCTGAAGAACGACCATCCTCGCTTGAGAAATGGCAACCTTCAAATTCTGCAAGGACAGTAAAAGGACAGTTTTGATCATAATCGCTATTTGAGAAGGCTAAAGAGGTCAAATCTGCATGACAGGCACAGTAATGCAAGTGTTGTAACAAAAATGCTCAGGACAACGACTATGGATGCTACCTATAAAATATGGGACTGCCCAATATTTAAAGATGAGATGAAGTGTCCCAGTCCTTGCCAAAATTGTTCAAGCTTTTTAGAAAGCTTTTGTACTAACTAGCTGTGGCATTCAACAGCGACATGCGACAAGACATTTTGTTGGTCGATTGGCttcttttgttgtgttgtgctggGTAGCAACGCCTATGGCAAAGTCTCAGTCTTAAATCCTACTTAAATTTTCTgattataaaacaaacaatattgggATTTGCTGTGATTTCTTTGCTACGTGCAGCACTTTAACTTTCAGTATAAACAGAAATCTTACTTGTCACTGGAAACTTGTTTTGCCCAGTTATGAAACAGTGGCCGTGTATCGTTTCGAAGGCTGTGTGTTCCGGAGGTCAAGTTTTTCGGCCACATACGCCACAGAGGTGGTCTCATTTCAGAAACGCAAGTAGGACACTCTGAATGTAGCCTTTGAATGCAACCTTCCTTCACAAGAATTCAGAGGATGCCCAAGGTGTATCCTTCTTTGGCACTCACTACCCATAATTCTTTGTTTCACTTACATAACTTACATAATTTCTCTGAATAAACAACAATTTCCCCCCCAAAAATTATGTCAAATACAAGTAAATACCAAAATTGAAGTATCTCAGTATATGGgagtaaaataatgtaaaattataataatatgtcaaataaagtattataaagtaaatattaaagtacagctgcaaaaaaaaaaaaaaaaattattttctcttcTCATCGTTATAACTCTCCAAAAGTTTACCTCAGAGATTCCCTTCTAAGAGCGCTCGAGCATATTGTGATCATtgcatgctgtcatagcaaccatgatgtTCTGTTACCATTTTTCCAGTGAAGGCCAACTCATTTAATCAAAGCTAATGCGAAAttgaggacactcggtataccgCTACCATACAAAGgatgcgtcctacctagcacCAGCCTTCGAAACAAGACACAGCTAGTGCTACTCTGATAAATCTGACCCCAAGATACAACTTGAACCTCACCTGTCTCTGTTTCCATGGGAACCACTGCTCCCTCTGTAGGACCGTCTGCCATACTCTCGGCTCCTACATTCCCTTCCAGGGCCTCCATATCTGGATCCTGCTCTACGACATCTGACGGAAGCACCATGCAGGGGGTTGTGGACTTCCTTCTGCTTGACATTTTTCTTGTGAATGTGAAAAGAGACTGAACTGTCTGAAAACCTGAAAGACACAGtgaaagaaaaacacacatacaaacacagaaGAAACCAGTTATAATATAAACTTGGGACAGTTGACCTATAATTCTATCAATATTCACACATCCATTTATTGTATGCTTagacatacaaggaatttgtcttggtgacagaagcttccagtccTCAAACAATACAATGagacagatataataataataataaaaatatagaataaaaataaaaactgaatagaaaatataagtatataaagAGGTTTatgcagagctatgttcccaccagaagcctgcagtcggctaaggaacggcgccttgtcgtaccaaaacaaagaggcaccaaaacactttcccggactttcagtttcatcataccacgttggtggaatgaccttcccaactcaatctttgaagctgactcactctctatcttcaaaaaacggctaaaaacacatcttttccaagagcacttaaccagtcactttaaaagaaaaaaataatatatatatatatatatatatatatatatatatatatacacacacacacacacacacacacacacacacacacacacacacaattcttgttgcacttaaatctgttttgtatactattctgatgctagtgaaactttgtagtatggcacttttcgtaccactgtctccttaagatgattcgcttatgtttccctcttttgtaagtcgctttggataaaagtgtctgccaaatgaataaatgtaaatgtaaataaagaaatacacTAAAAGTcaaaaaatatgtaaacactAGTTCAAGTTACTGCACAACAGTGTGGTTTCATCTGCTGTGTCCTGTGTATTATTTATGTTACCACatcatgtatgttagatccaataccaactaagctcttaaaggaggtattccctgtaatcccagaacctcttcttaatattattaactccttatTATCCTTAGAACATGTcctaagaaactttaaaatggcatttatcgggggcctggatagctcagcaagtaaaagacgctgactaccattcctggagttcacgagtttgaatccaggatgtgcggAGTAACTcaagccaggactcctaagcaaccaaattggcccagttgctagggttgctagagtcacatggggtagtggttgctataatgcggttcgctctcggtggtgtGAGTGgcgagttgtgagtggatgccgtgaagcctccacacgcaccatgtctccgtggtaacacgctcagcgggttgacagtctcagacgcaactgagatttgtcctccgccacccggattgaggcgagtcactacaccaccacaaggacttagagtgcattgggaattccaaattggagacacacacacacacacacacacacacacacacacacttgttgtgtttccatgttttatggggactttccatagacataatggtttttatactgtacaaactttatattctatcccctaaacctaaccctacccctaaacctaaccctcacagaaaacattctgcatttttacattttcaaaaaacataatttagtatgatttataagctgttttcctcatggggaccgacaaaatgtccccacaaggtcaaaaatttcgggttttactatccttatggggacatt harbors:
- the LOC127657531 gene encoding zinc fingers and homeoboxes protein 1-like isoform X2, with the protein product MSSRRKSTTPCMVLPSDVVEQDPDMEALEGNVGAESMADGPTEGAVVPMETETEFEGCHFSSEDGRSSGKRSGPLSLEHPISDLTAEGGFVQTEMEDSDDPSISGISLSKTPIMKMKNKPEPKRIAVSLKGTSENETLAESEMELEPLEASVMGTSMTGELLSPLLTDSIKPSVLVNISNPVVADQKKLVLNPATVFPAGLAQVLSALQAQQSAQAQLLIPVSSIPTYNAAMDTNAVLVNTYKKFPYPSVSEIMGLAAQTKFSEEQIKIWFSAQRLKHGVSWTPEEVEEARRKQFNGTVHTVPQTITVIPAHHLSATNGLQSILQTCQIVGQQGLVLTQVGTTNSLPVTTPITLTVAGMPNQSKTPKIATNQTSPALSETKRATTVQPPSLTLQENSALSADHFGLRPKKSKEQLAELKASYLKNQFASDAEIARLMKLTNLTKGEIKKWFSDTRYNQRNSKNSHVFISNDNPRSNSSATIIIDSSDEMPQSPMPSPIKEKETRSKTWNPFPDFTLQKFKEKTPEQLVVLEESFQKCDTPTDEELSRLRAVTKLTRREIDAWFTEKRKTPAAESSESKADGETTQKKGSQTPLGGKRLSKEKLGKKTPEQLHVLKTAFVRTQWPSTEEYDQLAEESGLPRSYIVNWFGDTRYAWKNGNLKWYFYYQSGNVGGVNSNRNRKRRIRNRGWGRTRSRKPKKPAESEKSLPIKFKSGRDILKEYYLKHKFLNEQDLDELVAKSNMSYEQVREWFAEIHRKEEMGTNPFDDKTGNEEQDEEEDESQCENETTIEEQRPSAVGEDDDDDDDDDDDDEDTDDSDTWEPPQGVRKTMAASEDLSL
- the LOC127657531 gene encoding zinc fingers and homeoboxes protein 1-like isoform X1; this encodes MPILVICVQCKSWFKGFQTVQSLFTFTRKMSSRRKSTTPCMVLPSDVVEQDPDMEALEGNVGAESMADGPTEGAVVPMETETEFEGCHFSSEDGRSSGKRSGPLSLEHPISDLTAEGGFVQTEMEDSDDPSISGISLSKTPIMKMKNKPEPKRIAVSLKGTSENETLAESEMELEPLEASVMGTSMTGELLSPLLTDSIKPSVLVNISNPVVADQKKLVLNPATVFPAGLAQVLSALQAQQSAQAQLLIPVSSIPTYNAAMDTNAVLVNTYKKFPYPSVSEIMGLAAQTKFSEEQIKIWFSAQRLKHGVSWTPEEVEEARRKQFNGTVHTVPQTITVIPAHHLSATNGLQSILQTCQIVGQQGLVLTQVGTTNSLPVTTPITLTVAGMPNQSKTPKIATNQTSPALSETKRATTVQPPSLTLQENSALSADHFGLRPKKSKEQLAELKASYLKNQFASDAEIARLMKLTNLTKGEIKKWFSDTRYNQRNSKNSHVFISNDNPRSNSSATIIIDSSDEMPQSPMPSPIKEKETRSKTWNPFPDFTLQKFKEKTPEQLVVLEESFQKCDTPTDEELSRLRAVTKLTRREIDAWFTEKRKTPAAESSESKADGETTQKKGSQTPLGGKRLSKEKLGKKTPEQLHVLKTAFVRTQWPSTEEYDQLAEESGLPRSYIVNWFGDTRYAWKNGNLKWYFYYQSGNVGGVNSNRNRKRRIRNRGWGRTRSRKPKKPAESEKSLPIKFKSGRDILKEYYLKHKFLNEQDLDELVAKSNMSYEQVREWFAEIHRKEEMGTNPFDDKTGNEEQDEEEDESQCENETTIEEQRPSAVGEDDDDDDDDDDDDEDTDDSDTWEPPQGVRKTMAASEDLSL